A DNA window from Gemmatimonadota bacterium contains the following coding sequences:
- a CDS encoding amidohydrolase family protein has protein sequence HEADQDRVLIGSMVSTRRSTVDELRRQHGEGKLHILGEMGPYYEGLRADDPAVKPFFDLAEELGIPAAYHLFPGGGPGSLYAGGMMSRIRAANADPMQIEEVLVTHPTMKIYVMHAGWPYLENMKALMFAHPQLHVGIAAINWLIPTVEFHTFLKGLVDAGYGKRILWGTDQMGMPSVMDDAFEAVDGASFLTAEQTADIFYFNAARFLGLSEEEIAGHWATN, from the coding sequence CACGAAGCGGACCAGGACCGGGTTCTCATCGGGAGCATGGTCAGCACACGCAGGTCGACGGTTGACGAGCTTCGCCGCCAGCACGGCGAAGGGAAGCTGCACATCCTCGGCGAAATGGGTCCGTACTACGAGGGCCTGCGGGCCGACGACCCGGCGGTGAAACCGTTCTTCGATCTGGCGGAGGAACTGGGTATCCCCGCGGCGTACCACCTGTTTCCGGGCGGCGGGCCGGGGAGCCTCTACGCGGGCGGCATGATGTCCCGGATCCGCGCGGCCAACGCGGACCCGATGCAGATCGAGGAAGTGCTGGTGACCCACCCCACCATGAAGATCTACGTCATGCACGCGGGCTGGCCGTACCTGGAAAACATGAAGGCGCTGATGTTTGCGCACCCTCAGCTCCACGTGGGCATTGCCGCCATCAATTGGTTGATCCCCACGGTGGAATTTCACACTTTTCTAAAGGGTCTGGTCGATGCAGGATACGGTAAACGCATCCTTTGGGGCACCGATCAGATGGGCATGCCATCGGTCATGGACGATGCATTCGAGGCCGTTGACGGCGCCTCGTTCCTTACCGCCGAACAGACGGCTGACATCTTCTATTTCAATGCGGCCCGCTTCCTGGGACTTTCCGAAGAGGAGATCGCCGGACATTGGGCAACGAACTAG
- a CDS encoding nuclear transport factor 2 family protein: MTWFERWMRGVLMALSLTCAAAFAQAPDPEAARVAEAIELYTQGTYEGDGEKLRSVFHERAVMHGYIGDELITERPAEFIEGMERLRMRDLGAEYRPSIVSMEIEGRVAAVTLEETGFPGGMSFTNYFHLIDDGTGWKIISKTFIGSGSVRQ; this comes from the coding sequence GTGACGTGGTTTGAAAGATGGATGCGGGGCGTTTTGATGGCATTGTCGTTGACTTGCGCGGCCGCGTTCGCGCAGGCGCCGGACCCGGAGGCGGCGCGCGTTGCCGAGGCCATCGAACTGTACACGCAGGGAACGTACGAAGGCGACGGCGAAAAGCTGCGCAGCGTGTTCCATGAAAGGGCGGTGATGCACGGCTACATCGGCGATGAACTGATCACGGAGAGGCCCGCGGAGTTCATCGAAGGCATGGAACGCCTGCGGATGCGGGACTTGGGAGCCGAGTACCGGCCCAGCATTGTCAGTATGGAGATAGAAGGACGGGTGGCCGCGGTGACGCTCGAGGAGACGGGGTTTCCGGGGGGCATGAGCTTCACCAACTATTTTCATCTGATCGACGACGGCACGGGATGGAAAATCATCAGCAAGACCTTCATCGGTTCGGGTTCGGTCCGGCAGTAA